GACCGAGCCGAGCGCCGCGTCGGATCGCGCGCGACGCCTCGCCGCGCCGTGACTACTCGGTCGCGCCCTCGGTCATCGCGTGGCCGACCTCGGGGTGGAGCCCCGCCCCGGCGAGGAGCACGTCCCGCAGCTCGCGCGCGGGCAGCATCGACGGATCCTCCTCCAGCACCGCCGAGAGCCGCTCGAGCGCCCCCTCGCCGTCGCCCAGGCGCGAGAGCGCGTAGGCCTGGTTGTAGAGGGCCAGGACCGCGAAGCGATGGGGGGTCGCGCTCCCGAGCAGCACCCCGCGGAGTCGGTCGAGCCTGGGCCGCGCGCGCCAGACACGCTCGCTGCGCTCGAACGCCTCGAGCCCTTCCGTGAAGCGGCCGCGACGGATCAGGACGATGCCCCGTCGGTGATCACGGCAGAGCCCGACCCGCACCACGAAGATCCGGAACGCGAGGAACCCGAACACACCCACCAGGGTGGCGAACGGATGGGACAGGCCCGCGAGGTAGGGCAGCGCGATGGCCGCGCCGAGGGGCACCAGGGTCAGCAGCTGGCTGCCGAGCCGCGAGGGGCGAACGACGGATGCGTGGTCGGCCATCGCGGCAGGATACGCGTCGCGGCCCAGGATCTCGACGACCGGGCGCGGCGCTGCGACGGCTCGGCGCCCCGTGACGACCGCCCGCGCCGCCACGGAAACAATGGCGGCGCGCGAGCCGTCGGTCACACGTGCGTCGCTTCGTCCACTGGCTCGCGGCCGCGATCGCCTTCTTCGGAGCCGCCCGCGGGGTCGCGGCGTGGCACGGGCGCGACGCCGACGCGCTCTTCGACGGGGAGCTCGAGGCGCAGCGGGAGCGGGCGCGCGCGATGGACGCGTGGACCGAGGCCGACCTGGACCGCGGAGACTTCGCGACCGGCTCGGCGCGCTTCGACGGAGAGTGGCTCTTCGCGACCCGCATGATGGCCGTGCTCGGCTACGCGCAGACCGCGCTCGCGAACCCGGCGCTCCGGGACGAGAACCTCGCGCGCATGGACGACTGCCTCGACCGGCTCACCCACCCCGACGCGCGCCGCTTCGATCGCGAGGCGTGGGGACACGACGCGCTGGCCGATCTCGGGACCACGCGTGATCACGTCGGCTACCTCGGCTACCTGTCGCTCGCGCTGGCCGTCACCCGCGCGGTGAACCCCGAGACGCGCCACGCCGCGCTCGAGGCGCGCGTCATGCGGCACCTCGTCGAGCGCGCCGCGGCGAGCGAGACGGGCCTGCTCGAGACCTACCCGGGCGAGGTCTACCCCATCGACAACACGAGCTTCTTCGGGGCGCTGGGGCTGCACGACCGGATCACGGGTGAGGACCACACGCTGCTCCGCGCGCGCCTGAGCCGGACCCTCGAGGTGCGCTACCGCGACCCG
This window of the Sandaracinaceae bacterium genome carries:
- a CDS encoding tetratricopeptide repeat protein → MADHASVVRPSRLGSQLLTLVPLGAAIALPYLAGLSHPFATLVGVFGFLAFRIFVVRVGLCRDHRRGIVLIRRGRFTEGLEAFERSERVWRARPRLDRLRGVLLGSATPHRFAVLALYNQAYALSRLGDGEGALERLSAVLEEDPSMLPARELRDVLLAGAGLHPEVGHAMTEGATE